CCAAAGAATGGTGATGcattaaaaccaacagcagATGGACGGTCAAAAGGAATCACAGACAATTCTAAAACTAAGACAGATCAGAAAGCGAACAACAAATCATTATCATCGGACTATCACCAGAGGACGTCAAGTACAGATAAAGCAGAATCTAGTTCCCCGATGCAGAGGGACAACAGCCCCAGTCCTGATGTCACAAGTCCTGGCTATGGATACTGTAATTCAACCACACATAGTCCAGACAACCTCAATGTTGTTGTGGCACTGAACCAAGAAGTGCTTGACAATAGACCACTACCTGATAGTCAGAGAGGGATTACAGTAGACATTAATGACAACAACATAGAAACTGGCCCCAGCCCACTCACCCAGGATCCCCCATCAGCCTGTCTGACCCCATGTCCCTCCTCAGCATCTCcagattcctcctcctcccctttaCCTGATGGCTCAACTGAGCCAGAGGATGATCTTTCGACACCTGTGCAGGAATCCCAGCCCGTCTCCTCTGCCCAGCTTCGGTCCTCACTGTCCATGTGTAATGCCCCTCCTACCCACTGCTCTACCTCCCCAACAACACAACCAGCCCCTAATCCCAAATGTCTTCCTAACAACAACCTCCAAGAGATCACTGTTGTAATTTCTACATCTGCTACATCTGCTACATCTGCTACATCTGCCACATCTGCCACATCTGCCACAAGTGTCTCATCACCTTCGTTCTCCACTCTTATGCCATTAAGCCTGTCCCGGCCGACCCAGGAATCATCCTCTCCTGGGGCTCAAGATTCAGCATCTGTTCGAGACTCTATTTCCTGTCTCCAGTCTCAGTCCTATTCACATTCTTTGCCTAATCTCAACACCCagtctcacaaacaaaccaagaagGGTCGCACATGGAACACCCAAGACAGATGCAGAGGTGAGTCCAGAAATGATCTATATCACAGCACAATACATGCTGAGGGATTACTTTTCTTTACAGTCTGACAAGCAGCAGTGAAAAGGGAGTTTGcaagttgatttaaaaaagttaacTGGCCATCATATTGCCCTGATCTAGAATTAAGTGTGTCCTAATATATATGTGATCAATTAATGTGTTCTCTGGAAGGTCCCAGTTTGGCtgaagaggagacagacagtgaggaCGATGGTGGGTTGCCCCGACGTGGTCACAGATCCCAGCCCAGAGGagtcacaggaaacagaaatgGATTGTTGCAGAACGAGTCTGGTCCATCCAACCAACGGGAACTACAACCTTTCTCTGCCCATCACATGGCCAACAGAGAGTCTGGCTGTCCCATCAACCACAGCCGTAAGATTTCTGAAGAGCTCGACATATCCTTCAAAAACAATTGTGAGTTGTGGAGATGATGTGGGACTCAGAAATCCCCTAAAATTCTCTCTGCTTTCTGTTGCACACTCCACCCTTCTCTCATGGCCTGTTTCCAgctttctgttctctctgtgttacTCTTAGATAAGTTTGAATATAAATTCATCACACAGGACAAAATGTCCTAACCTGTTTTTTTATGGCAGATAACGTCACAAGAAACATTTCCTACTTTATATAATTTCAATTATGGattatcattaaaaaataataataatttctatCAAAATCAATGTCACACggcaaaaaatgtaaaatcacatAGCATgaagttttaattaaattattttccatAAACTAATCCCATCCCCTGGTGTTGCTTAGATTAGTTTTTGGAATTTATAATGAACACTCTTCATCAGCACTGCACTAATGAGATAGACTCACTTATAACCTTATTACTTCAACTATGGTGATTAGCTTCTATGGCACCAAGAATGTGACACGCTTCACatacatgtatttgtatgtgtcctgtatatttgtgtgtgtaggttcCATCATGGCTTCTTGTAATGAGTCTGAGAGTGAGGGGTCGGTGCCTGAGTTAGAGGAGCCAGAGCCACGGAGACCAGAGCACCAGGTGAGTCTGTTCCTGCTGCGTTCAGGAAACATTAGTAAAACAGATTATTTAAATCTATAAATAGTTTTAATTTATAGCATCAAGATCTTAACACTTCAATCATCAGGAAATGAATACACCTGAATAAATGTATGTGTCAAATTGATCAAGTGTTAGAATCTTTAGATATTGATCTTAATTCTGGACACATCATCAACTAAACTCCTGTTTCTACAGTTGCCATAAACATCAGACACATTGCTTCTTGTGTATgcaagagaaaactaaattacCTGCAACAGCAATATAGCAACGTACAATCTTGCTTTGTTGGAAACCAGATATGTAAGATTCATTTTTGCTCGTCTCACTAAATCAGCAAAATCGGCCTGTGGAAGAACTGAAATttgaaaatatgtattattactGTAAAGGCTGACTAATATTCAGTTCTTCCTtcagtctctctcctctgcagatgaAGGGCTGAACAGACCGAAGCAGAGCCGCAGTGAGAAGAAGGCTCGCAAGGTCAGATTACAGCCTGTACATGAATGAAGTGATCAAAGTTGACTGTGTCTCAAATTGGGTTCTTAGGTCAGGAAActcacatgtactgtacatgcacaGTAAACTCACTTTGGTTGCATGTGTTTGATTTCGTCccaaataaaactgaagagGTTTCCATGCTTGACTAAAAATTATGATTTACTTTCTTGTGTGTGCCCTCCTCCTCTGACGCACTTTTCCCAAATATGTCAGTCACTCcccgtgtgtgtgcatgtagccAAGATGCCCCTTGAGAGTGAGCATTCGTCTTTTTACACCCCGACTTTTGGCTGTTTTGAGAGGATCATACTTCATATATAAAAGCAATCAAAAtcgtaaatgtaaatgtggagGTATGCAAATTGAGACACTGCAAATATTAAGTATTATTATGAAAGCAATAGTTTAATTATGTTATGATggcagttttcattttgtttctgtgttgtctttctttctcactctaCATGCTGCTGTATGTGTATGCAGGCCATGTCTAAACTGGGTCTTAAGCCAGTCCATGGTGTGACCAGAATCACTATAAGGAAGTCCAAGAGTATCCTGTTTGTCATCAGCAAACCAGATGTATTCAAAAGCCCTGCATCAgacatttacattgtgtttgGAGAGGCTAAGGtaagtctttctttctttctttctttcttcactattaacaatcatttacatttacatgtctctcctctcctcttctttcctctcagaTTGAGGACCTGTCTCAGCAGGCTCACAAAGCAGCTGCGGAGAAATTCAAGGTGCCTGTGACCTCTTCTCCCTTGGCCCCTCCTGTCCCACCCAGCCTCACCATCAAGGaggagagtgaagaggaggaagaggaggtacTGTTAACACTTACACAATGCTGCAGTTCTCTGTAAAATCTTTCATTCAGTTGTTAACTTTatccttctttctctgtctctgtctttttatttcctttaatgCATCAGGTGGACGAGGGGGGTCTTGAGCAAAGGGACATCGAGCTGGTGATGGCTCAGGCCAATGTGTCACGGGCCAAGGCCGTCCGTGCGCTGAAACACAACAAGAATGACATTGTGAATGCTATCAtggtgaggaggaaggagggagcgGGAGAGGGAGAAACTAGAAGGAGGGCATAAATAAATGAGTCATCACCAGTGAGCGAGGGGGTGCAATGACGAGGTTGGGATGGGGTGGGGCGGGGCTGGTGCGTTGAGGGGTGGTAGAGAAGAATGAGCCCAGGACAAATGCAAGTACAATTTCTCCCCAGTAACTGAGCAACCTCTACAGCTCCGGAGGTCATCAGTGCTGTTTTTTGTACACTAGGTGGCAGCAATAACTCACACTGACATCACTGGTGGAGCTGCTAAAGATCACCGGTAAAAGTCGTAATAAAACACAGCCTCTTGTTCTGAGCATCCCTGGCAATTTAGTTTATTTAGGCAGTGATATCTTCTAGACTGTGACATGTTTTCTTCAATTGCAGTGAAGTCACTGGTACATAAATTAAATGCAGAAACCATCTTCTTTACTAGTTTTTATTCCTagttttcacagtttctgaattgatcttcttgttcttttttcctCGTAGGAGCTGACCATGTGAGTGGAGCACACTCTGAATCCggcccctcttcttcttccagccTATAAAGCCTAAATGCCACTGACTCTTCTGTATCGCTGCTACTGTATGTTGCATCCCCAATATCTGCTAAATAAAATCTGTTCCAACGTGGACTGGGACTTCACCATGATATTGATTTTACTGAAGAGATTGCCGATGATCTGAACATCAGGTGTAGcacatgtttttaactttttgcAAATTCACAAGGCATACAATAAATTGAGTTTGCCAAGTAAATGTTCACAGAGTGATGATCCAAATCCAAATCTATCTGTGCCGCTAATTCTTTAAAGGTCGCAGGGAGAGCTGGATCCAATCGCAGCTGACTTTGAGCAAGAGGtgggggtacaccctggacaggtcaccagtgtatcacaggcttaaaggtccagtgtataagatttaggtaaaagggaactattggcagaaattttatgtagaataactCTCAGgctgttttcactagttcgtttcatctaaattgtatgaattgtagttttctttaccccagaaaaggccctttatgtttaaatactaaaaagcagacacagggagaacttGCAAACTCCTCACAGAAAGACCCTGGCCGAACCAGGATGATCATCCCTCATACAAAATAgactaaatatttaaaatgttctttacttAAAACCCATATCAATAACTGGAAATCTGCCATTACTCTCAAATACTTGATAGAAAATATAGtgtaaatttacatttttattgctgTTAAAGGCCATCAGGGCTTTTCAAACAGCGGAGGAACACACAACTATTTCTCATCTATTACTCAAAATATAAATGGATGTATATACACAGAATACCTTTAATTTATACAGTGAAAGTTTGGAGCTGTAATGTGCGCATGACGAGTGTAGATTGGGTGAATTGTATGGAAGGCTTATATTTTGTGGtaataacattttttcaaaGAAACACTGCTAATTGGCTGCACTCTAAAGCTTACCATTACagataattgttttattgttttgcagAGACAGTCTGCAGATATTAAAGAAACACTTTCCAGTGTTTAAGACTCAGAGGATTTATGCCAATCGCACAATTATTCAGACGTTTAATACCAATTTCGGAAAAACATGTTCATTACTCAGTGTTTAACATTGTCTACAATGTTCCTTTTCAATCATTTTCAATGGAAGAGTTATACTTCGCCTGCAAACACGGAGAAATTAAACTCTAACACTAGCATGCATAGACAGTTGCCAAACAGATATTTGGCAATCtataaacctttaaaaaatctgattagagtaaaaaagaaaacacacatcctGGATGAGCAGATTTTGTTTTGACAAGTAGCTGCATGAACACAATTACATACTGAGCATGTTGAGTAATCAGCAATATGAAAATGTGAGTTCCCTGCATTTCCACTTAATTAGTCCCTAGTCCTAAACGGATTCAGATGTGAAGCCGTGATGTTTTTAAGGGTGTGAAATATATTAAAGTACTAAAATTTATGAAGGAAATACCGTCTCATGCAGTGTAAATGACCATCAGGATTCTATAGTCCACCTGATCACTACACATATTGTTAATAATGTCAAACAGTAACGCgtctttcattttaaacactgCATGTTACACATGTACATCTTTTAGAAGCTTCAGGAGTTCGTATTATGTCGTTTATCTACTAGGCAACAACTGGTGCTCTCCAGAGTCTTCTCCACAACAGTGCAGGCAGATAACACCACTCCTGGAGGAAGGAATAAATCCCTTTTGGTTTGAGTCAAGTCTTTATGATCTCGTCAACTTTATGAAGTGGTGGTTTTAGCCGGGAGAACGTTGTTTTCAAAGTGTCCCTGGTTGGTGATGTTTCCGGCTGGGAAGTATCTCGCCACCACGAAGGAAGAACCATCTGATGCAGTGGCCTTTCCCACACCCAGCTTTTTAGTGTTCTTCCACACCATCGCTGTGAAATGACCTTCAGGTGGAtggtgaaaagagaaagaaaaaatgaaaagaaggagATTACACAGGGAAAAGGCAGCAGAAGATGGATTGAGAAAGAAACTGTTAGGACAAACTTAAAGCTGAGTGCTCCCAGACTGAAGTTCGTCCAAATATTTACAGATGAAGGAATGTTAATTTGTCTTTTACTCATCAATCCCAAACCTCGTCCTTCTCCCTCCGCACTTGATGTCTTTCCTTTTCTTAAATGTAACTCCACACGAATCAATGTGAATTACTGGGATGAGCTACAatggggtcctctctatggaggctgccatgtttttaatagtagtccagactggacaaactaaacagcttttgagtttttttgacaactgaaggtttacacaggttctttttcatgtttggaaggcgaaggtgaggtgaggggtattcagctgcaacatgcaacttcaccactagatatcactgaattctacacgcTGTGCCTTTAAGTCATTTTGTGTTCATATATTTGGTCAGAGGACGTTTGCCACTGACTGACATCTGAAAGGAAGTGAGACAGgtactcgtgtgtgtgtgaatctcaCCTGTGCCTGAGGAGAATCCAGGACGGCTGAAATTGTACTGTTTCACTTCATCATACCAGCGATCTGTCACATCCTTCCCTGCACGAGCACAGAACAAACATTACCTCCACTTTGACAACAATCAAACCCATCATGTGTCCTACATATTAAACAGACTAACAACACTGCAGCCAGCAGATTCAAATCTTTTTTGGATACATGTTCTTTCCAGTGCTGCTTGAGGACAAGTTTTATGAATCACACCATCCTGTGTAGACAtatttctgcagtgagtcaTGGGGACTGAGTTCTCTAATAAAGTGTGAAGTCGACAGGAAATAGATCCCAGCTGTTCACTTGCAGGATGGGAAAGTCAGCCCAGAGAATCTTCTTtaagcccaatagattaaattttcatttacattaagGACTGTGTCTTATCACATGTTGCATCATGGATGTGTCTTATAAACATACATCTGTCTAGTAACTGTGGCTGTAGTGTGTGAGGACAGCATGATAAACATTCAGgtgcacatgtgtgtatatatatatatatatatacacctgATTGGTCATAGGATGCCCACGCCAGGTTCTCTCCACAACTCCCTCTGCTGGACTCCACACTGTGCTTCAGGATCCGTGTGCTGGACAGACTTTCAGCATAactaaagacagagacaaataaagGTGTAacaattcaaaatgtgttttcaccttTTAACCGCTGCAAGCTCATTTCTTCCCTGGACAGATTATCAGTATGAGTCTCATCACTTCTTCAGACCCGGCCTTCCCagaagtcttttttttaatctctctgCACTGTCCTGGGCTCCAACTTCAAGATAAACAGTACATCTGAAGTTTAATCTAGTGATAAACTGTAGGCCCAGCTACAGTCCCTCTGAAAACTGCTTTTGCAAAAAGACAATTTTCATTAGTGTCCCTTAAATTAATAATGTGTCCCTTCAAACACAGGTTATTGTAGCAGTTTTGACTGAAGTTAC
This region of Paralichthys olivaceus isolate ysfri-2021 chromosome 13, ASM2471397v2, whole genome shotgun sequence genomic DNA includes:
- the glipr2l gene encoding GLI pathogenesis-related 2, like, coding for MGKSASKQFSRELLQCHNEYRNKHQAPPLKLSIKLSREAARYAESLSSTRILKHSVESSRGSCGENLAWASYDQSGKDVTDRWYDEVKQYNFSRPGFSSGTGHFTAMVWKNTKKLGVGKATASDGSSFVVARYFPAGNITNQGHFENNVLPAKTTTS